In Epinephelus moara isolate mb chromosome 20, YSFRI_EMoa_1.0, whole genome shotgun sequence, the genomic stretch ggtccatcagtggaccaacagtcctcatcagggtccatcggTGGACCagcagtcctcatcagggtccatcggTGGACCGAcggtcctcatcagggtccatcagtggaccggcggtcctcatcagggtccatcagtggactagtctcctgcatgtttctgatatgaatgtaatgattaaatgatatattttggtggtttgagttgaaggtgtgagaaagaatagtatcagtaacattgttaacactgtgctacattacagagaaatacaaaccgtactaatgaaccttcattaatataggcctatattttatctccaagtgcacgtcacacactgagcgagccgcctgttaatgacgctgtgggctaatgggcatgtagctgtaactgtgtttaaacatgtttaatatatatttttcttgtttcttaGATTGATGAGGAGACCGTGGTGTCGTCGACAGGAGCTCTGTCCCTGAAGAAAGTTCCAGAGGAGTTGATTGTGATCGGAGCCGGAGTCATTGGAGTGGAGCTGGTCAGCATCTCGTCTGTTTGCTTCTTGTCATATGAGTAGCCCAGTTTTCATAGAACCACAGTTACAGTGACAAATTCAAATTGTCTTTATGCTCCCGTCCTGCAGGGGTCAGTGTGGCAGCGTCTGGGCTCTAAAGTCACGGCGGTGGAGTTCCTGGGCCACGTGGGCGGCATGGGCATCGACATGGAGATTTCCAAGAACTTCCAGCGCATCCTGCAGAAGCAGGGCCTCAAGTTCAAGCTCAGCACCAAAGTTATGGGAGCCACCAGGAGGCCTGACGGCAAGATTGACGTGGCGTGAGTAAAACACCCCTGAaacctcacttcctgtttggatgAGGGTGTGAAATGTAAAGCAGCTGTTTGTAACcatgcgtgtgtttgtgtttcagagtgGAGGCGGCGGCCGGAGGGAAGAATGAAACTCTGACGTGCGACGTGCTGCTCGTCTGTATCGGCAGACGACCTTTCACCCAGGACCTGGGTCTGGACTCTGTGGGCATCGAGCTGGACAACAGGGGCCGCATCCCCATCAACAGCCGCTTCCAGACCAAAGTACCCAGGTACCAGCCAGCTCAGGCTGACATCTGTAAGAGACACAAGAAAAGTGCATCCTGCTCCTTTTACAGATGAGAGGGTTAAACATCACCAGAGTCCAGCTGCAGCTGAATCTCACAGGCCGATTACCATTTTTGAGAGttaattaatttcatttaattttcatttattataattctttttattttcaattagaATCCTTTAAATTTGGTTATTAGAGAAGAATTTAGACCAAAATGTGTgcaggtgaaaaataaatgtgtcgttaaagtaaaaagtagattTCACTGGATTAAAGCGGAATCAATAACGACAAATACTGTCTGAGTTAGCGAAAAAATAAATTTAGATGTAAAAACGTGGCATTCAAAACTTttatatataatgtaaaatagaaaataataaataaaaattaaaaaaaaaaaaacagtaaaaatttgaaaaaacgTGAGAAATGCATAAAATATGCTGACAGTGATATTTGTAGTGAGACATCATCACATTAATCGGCAATAAGtgattataataaataaaacttttggTTTAGTTTCTTTGCTTAAATTTTCAGATTCATTTTACAAACGAAGTTTAGTTAACGTCTCTTGAAAGGTCAGGAAAGTTATGGAAAGTTACTGAAAAGTCCTGGAATCTAACATCAACCTGCAGAAGAAGAAACCGGTTTAATTaatatcatttttaattttaatctaAGTCACATGCTTGCAATAAAAACCTGTTCTTCTGCACGTGAATGGTAACACTTATGAATAGAAATGATAAAGATTTTATAAACATTTGTCTCAACATTCATTCTTGTGTGGTTCAGTAATAAAGGCTGCTgaagcaaacaacaacaacaaacaaactctgagcGCCCTCTCCTTCACTTTTTCTCCTCCCTCAGTATCTATGCGATCGGTGATGTGGTTGCCGGGCCGATGTTGGCCCACAAGGCGGAGGATGAGGGCATCATCTGCGTGGAGGGCATGGCCGGCGGCGCCGTGCACATCGACTACAACTGTGTTCCCTCCGTCATCTACACACACCCCGAGGTGGCCTGGGTGGGcaagacagaggagcagctcaaAGAGGAGGTGAGAGTCCAGAGGTGGTGCCTGTTTGAGGGGGAGAAGGGGGGTCGTCAGGGGTCAGCTACAAACGGCGAGACGTCACCACCACCCAGCTCGGCCTGTTAAACTGATGATGGAATTCAAAGAGGCGTGATTTGACGATGTTTGAAGCTGTTAGGAAAACTGATATCTCAGTGATATCTAGTCTCTGTGTGGTTTTTGGTCGAGCGGTGGTTTTACAGTCTgactcctcctctctcctcctcagggCGTCCCGTACAAAGTCGGAAAGTTCCCCTTCGCAGCCAACAGCCGAGCCAAGACTAACGCTGACACTGACGGCATGGTGAAGATCCTCAGCCACaaggagacagacaggatgaTGGGAGCTCACATCCTCGGATCTGTAAGAGACACACACGACATGACATGACAAGCTGTGAATGAAagttagggtgttttcacacttggtccttttcagccctctgtGTGGACTCAGAGCAGTGACTCAGCATCTCGGGTCACATCCAGAGGTGGTCTGAGTTCGTTTTgtttcagaggggtctgagttcccTTTGAGTGTTCACATTTGCGCTAAAAGTGCTGAGTCACCGCTCTGAGTCTGttagtgtgaaaacaccctaaagGTCTGTGAAGAATGTGCTGTACACTGGATGTAGTAATGGATGATAAAAGTGATGTTGCAGCTGCAATCAAAGTGAAACCATGAAGAGATCCAGtcagtcaaagaaaaaacaCCTGTGTTGTGTTGGTGTGATGCCAAAACTATCCAGAGAATCTGGAGACACGCTGCCCGTCGCCTAAAAGTACAGTGTTCTCAATAAATGTCAGATTTGATGGATGTGTTGAAATCACCTGCAGGGCGCTGGAGAGATGATCAACGAAGCAGCTTTGGCCATGGAGTACGGTGCTTCCTGTGAGGACGTCGCCAGAGTCTGCCACGCTCATCCTGTACGTcctgctgcaacacacacacatacacacacacacagtgaaacatCAATAAAAAGAAATCCTTCGTACTTTAAACTGGCTCAGGCTAAATGCACTTCATAGAAAAGGGGCTCAAACTCTCTTCTCACTTCATCCTTTTTCCACTCttgtctctttctccctttcATCCCtcccttcatcctcctcctcctgcagacgGTGTCGGAGGCCTTCAGAGAAGCAAACCTGGCCGCCTCCTTCGGCAAAGCCATCAACTTCTGATCCACCGGCCGCTGTCGCACCTTCAGTGTACATAACGAGGACAAACaggaagctgtgtgtgtctctgcgtCGAAACCTTCATCCACCCCTGCAGGATCCTCCGTGTACATCCAAACTCTACCACATTTAGTTCTAATGTTAtttaaatgttctcaataaaaccataaaaacgGGGTCTGGGCGGTAAATAAACGCTGACTGCACATCAGTCTTTTGTTTCCCAAACACATAGTTGAGAAGATCCCAGAGGAGAATATTATTCACTCATTTTCAGCACATAGAgatataaatattattttggcTGGGGGGCTGTGCTTTCTCTTgttggagggaggagggagtgtttttgtttctctgttttttacagaatttaaaaccacaaatatgatGTGTAACCAGAGCAGGAAACTGAAGCGGCTTTTATTCACTCTTAAAGTTGCTCCTTGTGGGTCGAAACATTAAAGTACGTTGAGCTTCAGTCAGCGGAGTCACAGCAGGCGTTTCAACCCTGGATTATCAAAATATTCAGCGTGAAAATCAGAAGCATCGGAGACATTTTCAAGACAAGCCTTTTTTAGATTACATCATTTGTTCCCTCAAACCTGTATTTCTCAACAAGATCAGTCCCATTAAGGTGAGAAATGACAGCGTGAAAAGTTGAAGACTAAACCGTTCAAAattgaaactttttttaagGTGCACTTACTCGCTTGTTTCCCAGAGCCTTCAAACACGCTTCAGTCTTCATCAACGACACTTAAGtcatgacaactgagcaaagTCCTTGTGCTGAGATGTGGTCGACGACTCTGAAGAAGTTAGTAAATGCACATTAAGCTTTGATTCAAaacataaagattaaaaaaatcaaagtgtaaACTCCTCTATAGCGAGAGTGTCGCAGCAGAGaacattaattttaatttccTTGATGTGGGAATCATTTCCTCTGACTGATTTATGAAACGCAGCATTTCCTGTCGACGTTTTAAAGCTCCACTGTGGAGTTTTAGATCTCCAGTAGCACCCTGGTGTTTTGATGAGTGGTTTGTGTGAGTCCTTTACAGGTGGCCATAACATGCCAAGAGATACAGCGAAGAAAGAGACTGCAAGCTGGTTGACATGACTGTAAACAATGCAGAGTTTAAGATacttaaaatctgtgtttcatGAGGAAGGAAGTGCACCTAACTCGTTGGACCTGAAGGATTCACACTGTGTTTTAGTGACACTAAGAATAACTTTAGTTAATGTACATTTAAACTTAGAATTGGGCTCCTGCTCGGTGCAGAACCAGGCGTTCAACACGCTCGAACATTGTGTTGATTTACCCTTTAAAGACCCATAGAACTGAAGCTGTTGGTCGTTGCTTGGATACGGTTTCCTGCTCTGGTTGcttcactgtgattggctgtggCCTGCTCTTGCTTATCTCACcatttaaaccaataaaagcAGTATCAGTTGAATAAGACGGCAGCGTGTCACTGACATCTTGTACTGAGAACTTTAGCTCAAGTTAAAGTTATCCATTAAGAAGTTAAACCTGCAGAGGTACTGGCATCAAAATGTTCTGTACAAATGTCCAGTAAAAACAGAAGCAGTCAGTAAACAGAGTCCAGCCGAGGCTGATGGGAGTGTCACTGGGTTTGTACTGGACACATTAACATCATGAGACCCTGCGTCTTCGAGTGAGGTCATCACACTTTGGGTTTGgtgtacctttttttttttaaattcaagttttaattggttttaaaggctgGGTTAATGGCACACATATATTATTCTCTGGGCATACTGGAATACAAGGCACATATTTTTATAACATGGAGGTGGACTCCAGTGCATATAACATTTCACACACATGTCCTCATACATCACACTACAGGCTCACAGAGCAGGTTCATGATTATATAGGCTTAAATTCCAGTTTGATATGAGTCCATCACCGGTCCAGAGGAGATCCTCCTTTCTCCTGATCGCCTTTTATTCTAATGAGCATACATTCAGAAGACGCTATTTCCACCATTGCATGAACCCATTCTTTCAGTTCCAGGGCCTTTGTTGTCTTCAGTGTCGTAGAATAACTCCACAGACAGTTATTAGACCCACAATAATAACAGACAACACACACTTGGATAAGAATGAAAAGGATTTCTGAACCAAACCAACAACTTAAAATGTCTGATACTCTAATCCAGAGAGGTCTGACCAAACTACACTCCTATACACAGAGACTGACCAAACTACACTCCTATACACAGTCTGACCAAACTACACTCCTATACACAGNNNNNNNNNNNNNNNNNNNNNNNNNNNNNNNNNNNNNNNNNNNNNNNNNNNNNNNNNNNNNNNNNNNNNNNNNNNNNNNNNNNNNNNNNNNNNNNNNNNNNNNNNNNNNNNNNNNNNNNNNNNNNNNNNNNNNNNNNNNNNNNNNNNNNNNNNNNNNNNNNNNNNNNNNNNNNNNNNNNNNNNNNNNNNNNNNNNNNNNNNNNNNNNNNNNNNNNNNNNNNNNNNNNNNNNNNNNNNNNNNNNNNNNNNNNNNNNNNNNNNNNNNNNNNNNNNNNNNNNNNNNNNNNNNNNNNNNNNNNNNNNNNNNNNNNNNNNNNNNNNNNNNNNNNNNNNNNNNNNNNNNNNNNNNNNNNNNNNNNNNNNNNNNNNNNNNNNNNNNNNNNNNNNNNNNNNNNNNNNNNNNNNNNNNNNNNNNNNNNNNNNNNNNNNNNNNNNNNNNNNNNNNNNNNNNNNNNNNNNNNNNNNNNNNNNNNNNNNNNNNNNNNNNNNNNNNNNNNNNNNNNNNNNNNNNNNNNNNNNNNNNNNNNNNNNNNNNNNNNNNNNNNNNNNNNNNNNNNNNNNNNNNNNNNNNNNNNNNNNNNNNNNNNNNNNNNNNNNNNNNNNNNNNNNNNNNNNNNNNNNNNNNNNNNNNNNNNNNNNNNNNNNNNNNNNNNNNNNNNNNNNNNNNNNNNNNNNNNNNNNNNNNNNNNNNNNNNNNNNNNNNNNNNNNNNNNNNNNNNNNNNNNNNNNNNNNNNNNNNNNNNNNNNNNNNNNNNNNNNNNNNNNNNNNNNNNNNNNNNNNNNNNNNNNNNNNNNNNNNNNNNNNNNNNNNNNNNNNNNNNNNNNNNNNNNNNNNNNNNNNNNNNNNNNNNNNNNNNNNNNNNNNNNNNNNNNNNNNNNNNNNNNNNNNNNNNNNNNNNNNNNNNNNNNNNNNNNNNNNNNNNNNNNNNNNNNNNNNNNNNNNNNNNNNNNNNNNNNNNNNNNNNNNNNNNNNNNNNNNNNNNNNNNNNNNNNNNNNNNNNNNNNNNNNNNNNNNNNNNNNNNNNNNNNNNNNNNNNNNNNNNNNNNNNNNNNNNNNNNNNNNNNNNNNNNNNNNNNNNNNNNNNNNNNNNNNNNNNNNNNNNNNNNNNNNNNNNNNNNNNNNNNNNNNNNNNNNNNNNNNNNNNNNNNNNNNNNNNNNNNNNNNNNNNNNNNNNNNNNNNNNNNNNNNNNNNNNNNNNNNNNNNNNNNNNNNNNNNNNNNNNNNNNNNNNNNNNNNNNNNNNNNNNNNNNNNNNNNNNNNNNNNNNNNNNNNNNNNNNNNNNNNNNNNNNNNNNNNNNNNNNNNNNNNNNNNNNNNNNNNNNNNNNNNNNNNNNNNNNNNNNNNNNNNNNNNNNNNNNNNNNNNNNNNNNNNNNNNNNNNNNNNNNNNNNNNNNNNNNNNNNNNNNNNNNNNNNNNNNNNNNNNNNNNNNNNNNNNNNNNNNNNNNNNNNNNNNNNNNNNNNNNNNNNNNNNNNNNNNNNNNNNNNNNNNNNNNNNNNNNNNNNNNNNNNNNNNNNNNNNNNNNNNNNNNNNNNNNNNNNNNNNNNNNNNNNNNNNNNNNNNNNNNNNNNNNNNNNNNNNNNNNNNNNNNNNNNNNNNNNNNNNNNNNNNNNNNNNNNNNNNNNNNNNNNNNNNNNNNNNNNNNNNNNNNNNNNNNNNNNNNNNNNNNNNNNNNNNNNNNNNNNNNNNNNNNNNNNNNNNNNNNNNNNNNNNNNNNNNNNNNNNNNNNNNNNNNNNNNNNNNNNNNNNNNNNNNNNNNNNNNNNNNNNNNNNNNNNNNNNNNNNNNNNNNNNNNNNNNNNNNNNNNNNNNNNNNNNNNNNNNNNNNNNNNNNNNNNNNNNNNNNNNNNNNNNNNNNNNNNNNNNNNNNNNNNNNNNNNNNNNNNNNNNNNNNNNNNNNNNNNNNNNNNNNNNNNNNNNNNNNNNNNNNNNNNNNNNNNNNNNNNNNNNNNNNNNNNNNNNNNNNNNNNNNNNNNNNNNNNNNNNNNNNNNNNNNNNNNNNNNNNNNNNNNNNNNNNNNNNNNNNNNNNNNNNNNNNNNNNNNNNNNNNNNNNNNNNNNNNNNNNNNNNNNNNNNNNNNNNNNNNNNNNNNNNNNNNNNNNNNNNNNNNNNNNNNNNNNNNNNNNNNNNNNNNNNNNNNNNNNNNNNNNNNNNNNNNNNNNNNNNNNNNNNNNNNNNNNNNNNNNNNNNNNNNNNNNNNNNNNNNNNNNNNNNNNNNNNNNNNNNNNNNNNNNNNNNNNNNNNNNNNNNNNNNNNNNNNNNNNNNNNNNNNNNNNNNNNNNNNNNNNNNNNNNNNNNNNNNNNNNNNNNNNNNNNNNNNNNNNNNNNNNNNNNNNNNNNNNNNNNNNNNNNNNNNNNNNNNNNNNNNNNNNNNNNNNNNNNNNNNNNNNNNNNNNNNNNNNNNNNNNNNNNNNNNNNNNNNNNNNNNNNNNNNNNNNNNNNNNNNNNNNNNNNNNNNNNNNNNNNNNNNNNNNNNNNNNNNNNNNNNNNNNNNNNNNNNNNNNNNNNNNNNNNNNNNNNNNNNNNNNNNNNNNNNNNNNNNNNNNNNNNNNNNNNNNNNNNNNNNNNNNNNNNNNNNNNNNNNNNNNNNNNNNNNNNNNNNNNNNNNNNNNNNNNNNNNNNNNNNNNNNNNNNNNNNNNNNNNNNNNNNNNNNNNNNNNNNNNNNNNNNNNNNNNNNNNNNNNNNNNNNNNNNNNNNNNNNNNNNNNNNNNNNNNNNNNNNNNNNNNNNNNNNNNNNNNNNNNNNNNNNNNNNNNNNNNNNNNNNNNNNNNNNNNNNNNNNNNNNNNNNNNNNNNNNNNNNNNNNNNNNNNNNNNNNNNNNNNNNNNNNNNNNNNNNNNNNNNNNNNNNNNNNNNNNNNNNNNNNNNNNNNNNNNNNNNNNNNNNNNNNNNNNNNNNNNNNNNNNNNNNNNNNNNNNNNNNNNNNNNNNNNNNNNNNNNNNNNNNNNNNNNNNNNNNNNNNNNNNNNNNNNNNNNNNNNNNNNNNNNNNNNNNNNNNNNNNNNNNNNNNNNNNNNNNNNNNNNNNNNNNNNNNNNNNNNNNNNNNNNNNNNNNNNNNNNNNNNNNNNNNNNNNNNNNNNNNNNNNNNNNNNNNNNNNNNNNNNNNNNNNNNNNNNNNNNNNNNNNNNNNNNNNNNNNNNNNNNNNNNNNNNNNNNNNNNNNNNNNNNNNNNNNNNNNNNNNNNNNNNNNNNNNNNNNNNNNNNNNNNNNNNNNNNNNNNNNNNNNNNNNNNNNNNNNNNNNNNNNNNNNNNNNNNNNNNNNNNNNNNNNNNNNNNNNNNNNNNNNNNNNNNNNNNNNNNNNNNNNNNNNNNNNNNNNNNNNNNNNNNNNNNNNNNNNNNNNNNNNNNNNNNNNNNNNNNNNNNNNNNNNNNNNNNNNNNNNNNNNNNNNNNNNNNNNNNNNNNNNNNNNNNNNNNNNNNNNNNNNNNNNNNNNNNNNNNNNNNNNNNNNNNNNNNNNNNNNNNNNNNNNNNNNNNNNNNNNNNNNNNNNNNNNNNNNNNNNNNNNNNNNNNNNNNNNNNNNNNNNNNNNNNNNNNNNNNNNNNNNNNNNNNNNNNNNNNNNNNNNNNNNNNNNNNNNNNNNNNNNNNNNNNNNNNNNNNNNNNNNNNNNNNNNNNNNNNNNNNNNNNNNNNNNNNNNNNNNNNNNNNNNNNNNNNNNNNNNNNNNNNNNNNNNNNNNNNNNNNNNNNNNNNNNNNNNNNNNNNNNNNNNNNNNNNNNNNNNNNNNNNNNNNNNNNNNNNNNNNNNNNNNNNNNNNNNNNNNNNNNNNNNNNNNNNNNNNNNNNNNNNNNNNNNNNNNNNNNNNNNNNNNNNNNNNNNNNNNNNNNNNNNNNNNNNNNNNNNNNNNNNNNNNNNNNNNNNNNNNNNNNNNNNNNNNNNNNNNNNNNNNNNNNNNNNNNNNNNNNNNNNNNNNNNNNNNNNNNNNNNNNNNNNNNNNNNNNNNNNNNNNNNNNNNNNNNNNNNNNNNNNNNNNNNNNNNNNNNNNNNNNNNNNNNNNNNNNNNNNNNNNNNNNNNNNNNNNNNNNNNNNNNNNNNNNNNNNNNNNNNNNNNNNNNNNNNNNNNNNNNNNNNNNNNNNNNNNNNNNNNNNNNNNNNNNNNNNNNNNNNNNNNNNNNNNNNNNNNNNNNNNNNNNNNNNNNNNNNNNNNNNNNNNNNNNNNNNNNNNNNNNNNNNNNNNNNNNNNNNNNNNNNNNNNNNNNNNNNNNNNNNNNNNNNNNNNNNNNNNNNNNNNNNNNNNNNNNNNNNNNNNNNNNNNNNNNNNNNNNNNNNNNNNNNNNNNNNNNNNNNNNNNNNNNNNNNNNNNNNNNNNNNNNNNNNNNNNNNNNNNNNNNNNNNNNNNNNNNNNNNNNNNNNNNNNNNNNNNNNNNNNNNNNNNNNNNNNNNNNNNNNNNNNNNNNNNNNNNNNNNNNNNNNNNNNNNNNNNNNNNNNNNNNNNNNNNNNNNNNNNNNNNNNNNNNNNNNNNNNNNNNNNNNNNNNNNNNNNNNNNNNNNNNNNNNNNNNNNNNNNNNNNNNNNNNNNNNNNNNNNNNNNNNNNNNNNNNNNNNNNNNNNNNNNNNNNNNNNNNNNNNNNNNNNNNNNNNNNNNNNNNNNNNNNNNNNNNNNNNNNNNNNNNNNNNNNNNNNNNNNNNNNNNNNNNNNNNNNNNNNNNNNNNNNNNNNNNNNNNNNNNNNNNNNNNNNNNNNNNNNNNNNNNNNNNNNNNNNNNNNNNNNNNNNNNNNNNNNNNNNNNNNNNNNNNNNNNNNNNNNNNNNNNNNNNNNNNNNNNNNNNNNNNNNNNNNNNNNNNNNNNNNNNNNNNNNNNNNNNNNNNNNNNNNNNNNNNNNNNNNNNNNNNNNNNNNNNNNNNNNNNNNNNNNNNNNNNNNNNNNNNNNNNNNNNNNNNNNNNNNNNNNNNNNNNNNNNNNNNNNNNNNNNNNNNNNNNNNNNNNNNNNNNNNNNNNNNNNNNNNNNNNNNNNNNNNNNNNNNNNNNNNNNNNNNNNNNNNNNNNNNNNNNNNNNNNNNNNNNNNNNNNNNNNNNNNNNNNNNNNNNNNNNNNNNNNNNNNNNNNNNNNNNNNNNNNNNNNNNNNNNNNNNNNNNNNNNNNNNNNNNNNNNNNNNNNNNNNNNNNNNNNNNNNNNNNNNNNNNNNNNNNNNNNNNNNNNNNNNNNNNNNNNNNNNNNNNNNNNNNNNNNNNNNNNNNNNNNNNNNNNNNNNNNNNNNNNNNNNNNNNNNNNNNNNNNNNNNNNNNNNNNNNNNNNNNNNNNNNNNNNNNNNNNNNNNNNNNNNNNNNNNNNNNNNNNNNNNNNNNNNNNNNNNNNNNNNNNNNNNNNNNNNNNNNNNNNNNNNNNNNNNNNNNNNNNNNNNNNNNNNNNNNNNNNNNNNNNNNNNNNNNNNNNNNNNNNNNNNNNNNNNNNNNNNNNNNNNNNNNNNNNNNNNNNNNNNNNNNNNNNNNNNNNNNNNNNNNNNNNNNNNNNNNNNNNNNNNNNNNNNNNNNNNNNNNNNNNNNNNNNNNNNNNNNNNNNNNNNNNNNNNNNNNNNNNNNNNNNNNNNNNNNNNNNNNNNNNNNNNNNNNNNNNNNNNNNNNNNNNNNNNNNNNNNNNNNNNNNNNNNNNNNNNNNNNNNNNNNNNNNNNNNNNNNNNNNNNNNNNNNNNNNNNNNNNNNNNNNNNNNNNNNNNNNNNNNNNNNNNNNNNNNNNNNNNNNNNNNNNNNNNNNNNNNNNNNNNNNNNNNNNNNNNNNNNNNNNNNNNNNNNNNNNNNNNNNNNNNNNNNNNNNNNNNNNNNNNNNNNNNNNNNNNNNNNNNNNNNNNNNNNNNNNNNNNNNNNNNNNNNNNNNNNNNNNNNNNNNNNNNNNNNNNNNNNNNNNNNNNNNNNNNNNNNNNNNNNNNNNNNNNNNNNNNNNNNNNNNNNNNNNNNNNttttttacagtggtttcaaatctgcctttccatgcacggatggctgctttcctacacaa encodes the following:
- the dldh gene encoding dihydrolipoyl dehydrogenase, mitochondrial, whose product is MQSWTQLYRSLATRSHHLPCKLHGATAVSVRTYADKAAIDADVTVVGSGPGGYVAAIKAAQLGFKTVCVEKNLTLGGTCLNVGCIPSKALLNNSYLYHLAHGKDFESRGIEISGISLNLEKMMAQKSGAVKALTGGIAHLFKQNKVTHVNGFGRVTGKNQVTAVSADGSEQVINTKNILLATGSEVTPFPGIQIDEETVVSSTGALSLKKVPEELIVIGAGVIGVELGSVWQRLGSKVTAVEFLGHVGGMGIDMEISKNFQRILQKQGLKFKLSTKVMGATRRPDGKIDVAVEAAAGGKNETLTCDVLLVCIGRRPFTQDLGLDSVGIELDNRGRIPINSRFQTKVPSIYAIGDVVAGPMLAHKAEDEGIICVEGMAGGAVHIDYNCVPSVIYTHPEVAWVGKTEEQLKEEGVPYKVGKFPFAANSRAKTNADTDGMVKILSHKETDRMMGAHILGSGAGEMINEAALAMEYGASCEDVARVCHAHPTVSEAFREANLAASFGKAINF